In Streptococcus sp. SN-1, a single genomic region encodes these proteins:
- a CDS encoding transcriptional regulator: MELDKFKTMMNVRERMTYFLRFQRMAGSESQVTIDEEAWKLVLPDQWNLSGEHEKAIREGLEIFAHDINSIENERARKYFIIHYCYMRKKTMSECVEMAGTSSTSYHRYKQIAVLNFARIHQNGELEAYK, from the coding sequence ATGGAGCTGGATAAGTTTAAAACGATGATGAACGTCAGAGAGCGGATGACTTACTTTCTACGTTTCCAGAGGATGGCAGGAAGTGAAAGCCAAGTTACGATAGATGAAGAGGCTTGGAAACTTGTCTTACCTGATCAGTGGAATTTGAGCGGTGAGCATGAAAAAGCAATCCGTGAGGGGTTGGAGATATTCGCCCACGACATCAACAGCATAGAGAACGAGAGAGCCAGAAAATACTTCATTATCCATTATTGCTACATGAGAAAGAAAACAATGAGCGAATGCGTAGAAATGGCAGGTACTAGCTCCACTAGCTACCACCGATACAAACAGATAGCAGTCTTAAACTTTGCGAGAATCCACCAGAACGGAGAGCTGGAAGCATATAAGTAG
- a CDS encoding DUF1492 domain-containing protein translates to MTPEQVKEKLEGVKWINKEIEGLYLELAALESGIIKKQELSNTRVQTSRVNTAENNLISVLKLKEDTLQRIERLTEERMEISRLIDKLANPLERSVLRLFYLNVLDAWQVAEEIGVSTTSVYRVRQKAIENLTKVEGAN, encoded by the coding sequence ATGACACCAGAGCAGGTAAAAGAAAAACTAGAGGGCGTTAAGTGGATAAACAAGGAGATAGAAGGCTTATATTTAGAGCTTGCAGCTTTAGAAAGCGGTATTATCAAAAAGCAAGAACTGAGCAATACCAGAGTACAAACAAGCAGGGTAAATACAGCAGAGAATAACCTTATAAGTGTTCTAAAACTAAAAGAGGACACTTTACAGAGAATTGAGCGACTTACTGAAGAGAGAATGGAAATATCTAGGCTGATCGATAAGCTGGCCAATCCGCTTGAACGTTCTGTTCTCAGGCTGTTCTACTTGAATGTTCTTGACGCTTGGCAAGTTGCTGAGGAAATAGGTGTATCTACAACCTCGGTATATCGAGTAAGGCAAAAAGCCATAGAAAACTTGACCAAGGTGGAAGGGGCAAACTAA
- a CDS encoding DNA primase family protein, whose protein sequence is MEVREQEQPPKTMWELYSRIWELGDQWRKENSYIVNEGKKNERVEVPVPSVAIVAKALQEICYFTFIGEGAISDISKLYLYHLDLGHYVSSNDIFRKLLLKYDSRLTSNKFFTELISFIRTETKMKKPLDDYRYIPVANGVYNIKTHKLEEFSPNFVITSKIQTEYNPCARKPILDGWFDFDRWLETLAVNDKEVVALLWQVINEAINPNRTRKKMVLMVGDGNNGKGTFQALLENLIGRSNISNLKPDQFGKEFYLGALEGKVCNIGDDISNKYLDEVSDLMSVISGDPVQVNKKSLQPVEARFRLLCIFSGNDLPRARNKTMGWYRRLCIIPFRADFNGQKERHEIKDRFIKNKELLEWVLFKVLNMPDFDSFIEPTVVQEMLSKYKNDNDYIKVWVENFYIPNGWHKVNHVPMFIARNKLKEFAEDIGIDKPKLGQFGNAVMAELEKTTSYKYSAKNGTVSPKFYEVLDPQGFQRKRFVKGVWGIHLEDEDLG, encoded by the coding sequence CCTAGCGTCGCAATAGTAGCCAAAGCATTGCAGGAAATTTGCTATTTTACCTTTATAGGCGAGGGTGCAATAAGTGATATTAGTAAGCTATATCTTTACCACTTGGATTTAGGCCATTATGTATCAAGTAACGATATTTTCCGAAAATTGCTTTTAAAATATGACTCACGTTTGACCTCTAACAAGTTCTTCACGGAACTTATATCTTTTATCCGTACAGAAACAAAAATGAAAAAACCGCTGGACGATTATCGATATATTCCAGTAGCGAATGGAGTTTATAATATTAAGACTCATAAACTAGAGGAATTTAGTCCTAATTTTGTCATTACCAGCAAGATACAAACGGAGTACAACCCATGCGCCAGAAAGCCTATTTTAGATGGTTGGTTTGATTTTGATAGATGGTTAGAGACATTAGCAGTTAACGATAAAGAAGTTGTAGCTTTATTGTGGCAAGTCATAAATGAGGCTATCAATCCAAACCGAACACGTAAGAAAATGGTGCTAATGGTTGGAGATGGTAATAATGGGAAAGGTACTTTCCAAGCCTTGCTGGAGAATTTAATAGGGCGGTCAAATATTAGTAATTTGAAACCTGACCAGTTTGGAAAAGAGTTCTATTTGGGTGCTTTGGAAGGAAAGGTTTGTAATATTGGAGATGATATTTCTAACAAGTACCTGGATGAAGTTTCTGACCTTATGAGTGTAATTAGTGGAGATCCAGTGCAGGTCAATAAAAAAAGCTTGCAACCCGTGGAAGCACGTTTCAGACTATTGTGTATCTTTTCGGGCAATGATTTGCCTAGAGCTAGAAATAAGACGATGGGTTGGTATAGACGGCTTTGTATCATTCCTTTCCGTGCAGATTTTAACGGTCAGAAAGAACGTCATGAAATCAAAGACCGATTTATAAAGAACAAAGAGCTACTAGAGTGGGTTTTGTTTAAAGTTTTAAATATGCCAGATTTTGATAGCTTTATAGAACCAACAGTAGTACAAGAAATGCTTAGCAAGTACAAAAACGACAATGATTATATCAAAGTTTGGGTAGAGAATTTCTATATCCCTAATGGTTGGCATAAAGTAAATCATGTTCCAATGTTTATAGCAAGAAACAAACTAAAAGAATTTGCTGAGGATATAGGAATAGATAAACCTAAACTTGGACAATTTGGTAATGCAGTAATGGCCGAATTGGAAAAAACAACGTCATATAAGTACTCGGCAAAAAATGGAACGGTTAGCCCTAAGTTTTATGAAGTACTTGACCCACAAGGTTTTCAACGTAAAAGATTTGTCAAAGGGGTATGGGGAATACACTTAGAAGATGAAGATTTAGGTTAG